The nucleotide window CAAAAGAATGCCGCGGCCCGGATACGTGTTCGATTCAAGTGCCTCGGTCAAATTCTTCATTCTATCGACTCCTTAATATGCACAATGCGTCCGACGACGGACAGGCGGCCTTCGCAAAAGAGCGAAATCGCTTCCGGCAAGATCTTCCATTCGACTTCCTGCATGATTCGCATTTGAAGGGATTGCGGCGTTTCATCCTCGCGGATAAAGATGGCGCGCTGCATGATGACGGGGCCGGCGTCGGCTTTTCCGGTGGCAAAGTGGACGGTTGCACCGGAAATCTTGACGCCGTAGTCGAGCACAGCTTGATGGACACGAATGCCGTAAAGCCCTTCCCCGCAAAAAGCGGGAACGAGGGACGGATGAATGTTGATAATTCTGTTTTCATACGCAGAGACGAGCGGCTCGCCGAGGACAACGAGGAATCCGGCCATGACAACAAGCTCAATCTCTAGGCTTTTGAGCTTTTGATAAATCGCTTCATTAAAGGCGTCACGGTCGGGGTAACCCGCGTAATCGACAACATACGTCGGAATCCCGGCGTTTTTAGCACGCGTCAGCGCAAATACATTCGGTTTAGAGGAAATAACGGCCGCCAGCTCGCAGTTTTTAATTTTGCCAAAATTGAGAGAATTGATGATAGCCTGAAGATTTGTTCCGCCGCCGGAGACGAGAACGGCTGTTTTTACCAACGCAGCTCAACTCCTTTGTCGCCGCTGACGCAGCTGCCGATCACATATGGGCGCTCGCCGATTTGAATCAGCGCGTCCAGAACGCTGCCGACGTCGCGGCTGTCAACGGCCATGACGAGGCCAACGCCCATGTTAAACGTGTTGTACATATCGCGCGCCGGAATATCACCTTTTGAGGCGATATAGGAGAAAATCGCGCTTTCCGGAAAGTCGTGCGGCCGGATGACGGCCGTAACGTTGTCCGGCAGCATGCGCGGCACGTTTTCGTAAAGACCGCCGCCCGTGATATGGCAAATGCCTTTAATTTTCATGCCGAGAGTTTTTAAAAGGTGGAGCACCTGCGGAACATAAATGCGTGTCGGCTTTAAAAGCTCTTCGCCAAGCGTTGTGGAGAGCTCCGGAATATACGTTTTCAGGGCTTCCGGCGTGATATTGAGCACCTTGCGGACGAGGGAAAAACCGTTGGAATGCACACCGGATGAGGCAAGGCCTATCAGTCTATCCCCTGACTGGATTTTTGACCCGTCAAGCATTTTGTCATGGTCGACGACACCAACGGCAAACCCGGCCATATCGTATTCGTCCTCCGGATAAAAACCCGGCATTTCGGCCGTCTCGCCGCCGATGAGTGCGCAGCTCGCCTGACGGCAGCCCTCGGCAATGCCCGCGACGATTTTTTCCGTGCGTTCCGGGAAATTTTTGCCCATGGCGAGATAATCGAGAAAAAAGAGCGGCTCGGCACCGGCGCAAATAATATCGTTGACGCACATGGCAACGCAGTCTATACCAACCGTGTCGTGCTTATCCATCATAAAAGCAATTTTAAGCTTTGTGCCGACGCCGTCCGTGCCGGAGACATAAACAGGGCGGGTCATATTGGCCGTGTTAGGCTCAAACAGACCGCCGAAGCCGCCGAGAGAGCCGAGAACGCCGGGACGGAAAGTACTTTTGACAAGAGGCTTAATGCGTTCAACCGATTCATAACCGGCGGTGACGTCGACACCGGCCGCTGCGTAACTGTCCGACTTAGAATTTAGCATGCTGACATCCTTTCAAATTGATGCAATCAAACAAAATTACGCGCCGAGCAGGCGCTTTGCCATTTCCTGATAGGCTCCCTCAACATTGCCGAGGTCCTGACGGAAGCGGTCTTTGTCAAGCTTTTCGCCGGTTTTGGCGTCCCAGAAACGGCAGGTGTCCGGCGATATCTCGTCGGCTAAAATGATTGTGCCGTCGTTCGTTTTGCCAAATTCCAGCTTAAAATCGACAAGCGTTATGCCGCATTCCTTCAGCGTTGCCTTCAGGAAATCATTAATATTAAAGGCATATTCGCGGATGAGTGAGAGCTCGGCCGGTGCTGCCAGCTCCATGGCGAAGATGTGATAGTCATTGAGCATCGGGTCGCCGAGCGCATCGTTTTTATAAGAAAACTCAATCGTCGGCTTTTTAAAAACAGTGCCCTCCTTGACGCCAAAGCGCTTGGAAAAAGAGCCGGCGGCGATGTTGCGGACGATAACCTCTAAGGGCAGAATCGTCACCGTCTTGACAAGTGTTTCGCGGTCGGAAAGCTCTTTGACAAAATGCGTCGGGATACCGTCGGCTTCTAAAAGACGCATGAAGTGGTTGGTCATCTTATTATTGATGACGCCCTTGCCGACGATGGTGCCTTTTTTTTCGCCATTGAAGGCGGTCGCATCATCCTTATAATCGACGATCAGCAGGTCCTTGTCATCCGTTTTATAGACCTTTTTGGCTTTGCCCTCGTAGAGTTGCTCCAGCTTTTTCATAATGCCATTACCTCATCCTGCAGTTTTTTATCTTTTTCAAGCACGTCTGATGCCATTTTTTCTTTGAAGTCCTGTAAACGCGCGGCCAGGGCGTCGTCACTAAGCGAAAGAATTTGCGCGGCGAGAATGGCCGCGTTGTCAGCCCCGCCGATGGCGACCGTCGCCACAGGGACGCCGGTCGGCATTTGAACGATGGAGAGGAGGCTATCGAGCCCGTCCATCGTCGAGGATTTGATCGGCAGCCCGATAACGGGGAGTGTCGTATACGCTGCGAGCACGCCAGCAAGATGCGCGGCCTTACCGGCTGCGGCAATAATAACGCCAAAGCCGTTGTCACGCGCCGATTTGGCAAAACGCTCGGCCTGAAGCGGTGTTCTGTGCGCGGAGATCACG belongs to Oscillospiraceae bacterium CM and includes:
- a CDS encoding phosphoribosylglycinamide formyltransferase — translated: MVKTAVLVSGGGTNLQAIINSLNFGKIKNCELAAVISSKPNVFALTRAKNAGIPTYVVDYAGYPDRDAFNEAIYQKLKSLEIELVVMAGFLVVLGEPLVSAYENRIINIHPSLVPAFCGEGLYGIRVHQAVLDYGVKISGATVHFATGKADAGPVIMQRAIFIREDETPQSLQMRIMQEVEWKILPEAISLFCEGRLSVVGRIVHIKESIE
- a CDS encoding phosphoribosylformylglycinamidine cyclo-ligase; this encodes MLNSKSDSYAAAGVDVTAGYESVERIKPLVKSTFRPGVLGSLGGFGGLFEPNTANMTRPVYVSGTDGVGTKLKIAFMMDKHDTVGIDCVAMCVNDIICAGAEPLFFLDYLAMGKNFPERTEKIVAGIAEGCRQASCALIGGETAEMPGFYPEDEYDMAGFAVGVVDHDKMLDGSKIQSGDRLIGLASSGVHSNGFSLVRKVLNITPEALKTYIPELSTTLGEELLKPTRIYVPQVLHLLKTLGMKIKGICHITGGGLYENVPRMLPDNVTAVIRPHDFPESAIFSYIASKGDIPARDMYNTFNMGVGLVMAVDSRDVGSVLDALIQIGERPYVIGSCVSGDKGVELRW
- the purE gene encoding 5-(carboxyamino)imidazole ribonucleotide mutase, whose protein sequence is MKKVAVIMGSDSDLPVVSAAIKKLKAFDIPFEAHVISAHRTPLQAERFAKSARDNGFGVIIAAAGKAAHLAGVLAAYTTLPVIGLPIKSSTMDGLDSLLSIVQMPTGVPVATVAIGGADNAAILAAQILSLSDDALAARLQDFKEKMASDVLEKDKKLQDEVMAL
- a CDS encoding phosphoribosylaminoimidazolesuccinocarboxamide synthase, with the protein product MKKLEQLYEGKAKKVYKTDDKDLLIVDYKDDATAFNGEKKGTIVGKGVINNKMTNHFMRLLEADGIPTHFVKELSDRETLVKTVTILPLEVIVRNIAAGSFSKRFGVKEGTVFKKPTIEFSYKNDALGDPMLNDYHIFAMELAAPAELSLIREYAFNINDFLKATLKECGITLVDFKLEFGKTNDGTIILADEISPDTCRFWDAKTGEKLDKDRFRQDLGNVEGAYQEMAKRLLGA